A genomic region of Bactrocera dorsalis isolate Fly_Bdor chromosome 3, ASM2337382v1, whole genome shotgun sequence contains the following coding sequences:
- the LOC105226226 gene encoding putative inorganic phosphate cotransporter isoform X2, producing MWFKTPIIGTRHIQCFLCFCCLSICYALRVNLSVGIVAMTDRNSTNSNLTVYDWSEGTKSYVLSSFFWGYIVTQIPGGHIAQKYGAKTLLLIGITLCSVLTLLTPLAVEFGGWQLLFALRVVQGLLQGSVHPATHAMLAKWSPVEERGALSTFCYSGSQFGTVVILAISGIIAESPLGWPGIFYISGALGILWGVCWLIFSASTPAEHKTISLEERKFIENSLGQVDSTPVTVAPTPWSKIFTSPPFLSLIIVHCTHMWGFWTLLTQIPNYMKNILDVDMKNSALLSSLPYTVMLLLSFFFIYLSKVLARRENVSLAFSRKFFNSIGHWIPMISLIGLGYVTKEHSLLAVILLTLTVGISGATYLGFQVNHIDLSPNYAGTLMGITNGSANVMSALAPLAVGLVVTDVTNVVEWRIVFFIAAGFYFVGNLLFVIFGKTEVQSWNSPEETLAKRLNVVDAESPALLLNGDKKKITITENGTQ from the exons ATGTGGTTCAAAA CACCGATCATCGGTACAAGACATATACAATGtttcctttgtttttgttgtctatCGATTTGTTATGCGTTACGCGTCAACCTCAGCGTGGGCATTGTGGCAATGACGGATCGGAATTCCACGAACAGCAACCTTACG GTATACGATTGGAGTGAAGGCACCAAGTCCTATGTGTTGAGCAGCTTTTTCTGGGGCTACATCGTTACGCAAATACCCGGTGGACACATTGCACAGAAATACGGCGCGAAAACATTACTGCTAATTGGCATTACGCTCTGTTCCGTGCTGACGCTACTCACACCTTTAGCTGTTGAATTTGGCGGTTGGCAGTTGTTGTTTGCGTTACGTGTCGTTCAAGGATTGTTGCAAGGTTCCGTGCATCCAGCTACGCATGCCATGTTGGCGAAATGGTCACCCGTCGAAGAACGTGGCGCGCTGAGTACTTTCTGTTATTCCGGCTCACAATTCGGTACTGTTGTTATATTGGCTATAAGCGGTATCATCGCTGAATCACCACTCGGTTGGCCCGGTATTTTCTACATCTCTGGCGCTTTGGGTATACTTTGGGGTGTCTGTTGGTTAATTTTTTCGGCCAGCACACCGGCTGAACATAAAACCATCTcactggaggagcgtaaattCATCGAAAATTCTTTGGGACAAGTTGATTCGACACCAGTTACAGTAGCGCCGACCCCGTGGAGCAAGATCTTCACCTCACCGCCATTTTTGTCGCTGATCATCGTACACTGCACACATATGTGGGGCTTCTGGACGCTACTCACACAAATTCCCAACTACATGAAGAACATACTTGATGTGGATATGAAGAATAGCGCTCTGCTATCGTCTCTACCCTATACGGTCATGCTTTTGCTCAGTTTCTTCTTTATCTACCTGTCAAAGGTGTTGGCACGTCGTGAGAATGTATCATTGGCTTTCAGTCGCAAATTCTTCAACTCCATCGGCCATTGGATACCAATGATCTCACTTATTGGACTCGGCTATGTCACGAAGGAACATTCTTTACTGGCTGTGATCTTGCTGACACTCACCGTGGGCATCAGTGGCGCTACCTACCTGGGTTTCCAGGTGAACCATATTGATTTGTCGCCAAACTATGCGGGCACGCTGATGGGCATCACCAATGGCTCAGCGAATGTGATGAGCGCTTTGGCGCCGCTGGCCGTCGGCCTGGTCGTCACCGATGTG ACAAATGTGGTCGAATGGCGTATTGTGTTTTTCATCGCTGCCGGTTTTTACTTTGTCGGCAACTTACTCTTCGTCATATTTGGCAAGACCGAAGTGCAAAGTTGGAATTCACCCGAAGAGACATTAGCCAAACGCTTGAACGTGGTGGATGCGGAATCGCCAGCGTTACTCCTGAATGGTGATAAGAAAAAGATAACAATCACAGAGAACGGCACGCAATAG
- the LOC105226226 gene encoding putative inorganic phosphate cotransporter isoform X1: MVKNRRFEKAPIIGTRHIQCFLCFCCLSICYALRVNLSVGIVAMTDRNSTNSNLTVYDWSEGTKSYVLSSFFWGYIVTQIPGGHIAQKYGAKTLLLIGITLCSVLTLLTPLAVEFGGWQLLFALRVVQGLLQGSVHPATHAMLAKWSPVEERGALSTFCYSGSQFGTVVILAISGIIAESPLGWPGIFYISGALGILWGVCWLIFSASTPAEHKTISLEERKFIENSLGQVDSTPVTVAPTPWSKIFTSPPFLSLIIVHCTHMWGFWTLLTQIPNYMKNILDVDMKNSALLSSLPYTVMLLLSFFFIYLSKVLARRENVSLAFSRKFFNSIGHWIPMISLIGLGYVTKEHSLLAVILLTLTVGISGATYLGFQVNHIDLSPNYAGTLMGITNGSANVMSALAPLAVGLVVTDVTNVVEWRIVFFIAAGFYFVGNLLFVIFGKTEVQSWNSPEETLAKRLNVVDAESPALLLNGDKKKITITENGTQ; the protein is encoded by the exons ATGGTGAAAAACAGGCGTTTTGAAAAAG CACCGATCATCGGTACAAGACATATACAATGtttcctttgtttttgttgtctatCGATTTGTTATGCGTTACGCGTCAACCTCAGCGTGGGCATTGTGGCAATGACGGATCGGAATTCCACGAACAGCAACCTTACG GTATACGATTGGAGTGAAGGCACCAAGTCCTATGTGTTGAGCAGCTTTTTCTGGGGCTACATCGTTACGCAAATACCCGGTGGACACATTGCACAGAAATACGGCGCGAAAACATTACTGCTAATTGGCATTACGCTCTGTTCCGTGCTGACGCTACTCACACCTTTAGCTGTTGAATTTGGCGGTTGGCAGTTGTTGTTTGCGTTACGTGTCGTTCAAGGATTGTTGCAAGGTTCCGTGCATCCAGCTACGCATGCCATGTTGGCGAAATGGTCACCCGTCGAAGAACGTGGCGCGCTGAGTACTTTCTGTTATTCCGGCTCACAATTCGGTACTGTTGTTATATTGGCTATAAGCGGTATCATCGCTGAATCACCACTCGGTTGGCCCGGTATTTTCTACATCTCTGGCGCTTTGGGTATACTTTGGGGTGTCTGTTGGTTAATTTTTTCGGCCAGCACACCGGCTGAACATAAAACCATCTcactggaggagcgtaaattCATCGAAAATTCTTTGGGACAAGTTGATTCGACACCAGTTACAGTAGCGCCGACCCCGTGGAGCAAGATCTTCACCTCACCGCCATTTTTGTCGCTGATCATCGTACACTGCACACATATGTGGGGCTTCTGGACGCTACTCACACAAATTCCCAACTACATGAAGAACATACTTGATGTGGATATGAAGAATAGCGCTCTGCTATCGTCTCTACCCTATACGGTCATGCTTTTGCTCAGTTTCTTCTTTATCTACCTGTCAAAGGTGTTGGCACGTCGTGAGAATGTATCATTGGCTTTCAGTCGCAAATTCTTCAACTCCATCGGCCATTGGATACCAATGATCTCACTTATTGGACTCGGCTATGTCACGAAGGAACATTCTTTACTGGCTGTGATCTTGCTGACACTCACCGTGGGCATCAGTGGCGCTACCTACCTGGGTTTCCAGGTGAACCATATTGATTTGTCGCCAAACTATGCGGGCACGCTGATGGGCATCACCAATGGCTCAGCGAATGTGATGAGCGCTTTGGCGCCGCTGGCCGTCGGCCTGGTCGTCACCGATGTG ACAAATGTGGTCGAATGGCGTATTGTGTTTTTCATCGCTGCCGGTTTTTACTTTGTCGGCAACTTACTCTTCGTCATATTTGGCAAGACCGAAGTGCAAAGTTGGAATTCACCCGAAGAGACATTAGCCAAACGCTTGAACGTGGTGGATGCGGAATCGCCAGCGTTACTCCTGAATGGTGATAAGAAAAAGATAACAATCACAGAGAACGGCACGCAATAG